The following are encoded together in the Culex pipiens pallens isolate TS chromosome 1, TS_CPP_V2, whole genome shotgun sequence genome:
- the LOC128092833 gene encoding uncharacterized protein LOC128092833, with protein MLTADRASDPAPQIPPEVWTLIFEHLGASDLSRARLTCRRWNQLIVGSPSLLVKFELKLLEKTLRSEGDPIKDLLASATIRYSRVLLHGETFIDAGTWWPRIGRNLQVMEMRNRVIDIADLLELLRGSPKLKVLKVCSKYSAEEGMIPQIDFALDSLEVLELETDCPADLLCMLAQMCPRLKEFSLNVVTIVGLEPESVLREVIDFIRAVRNSLESVSVSGTEDNLLEELLNVEGLRLKRVSLACCDREILSEPGKEQLSIEELRVNICSDEVLCNIGKTLPNLTKLSCGFFENQSAIVRFLSFMPKLKCLQIASQWIKQRENGLNFPTLKHHQLASLILLNGKHPLAWIEHFPNLRTMKLHNAEIPSWPDFYAAISLLKALKSVKLKCVKADRHKELEDSPTVTNIEDLNVICCDVSKAFLATLISSCTKLVNIHLENMQIVDDDTVRALCKSSKHLKSLSFCGLTNLTHESVNAIAEYRPQLDKVSFEECQNVTREEVEALRKTNIYKVLWREWRKWDGEED; from the exons ATGCTCACTGCCGATCGTGCGAGCGATCCAGCGCCGCAAATTCCACCCGAAGTTTGGACCCTAATCTTCGAGCACTTGGGCGCCTCGGACCTGTCCCGAGCAAGATTGACCTGTCGCCGTTGGAACCAGCTCATCGTCGGAAGCCCTTCGCTGCTGGTCAAATTCGAGCTGAAACTGCTCGAAAAAACGCTCCGCTCGGAAGGTGATCCAATCAAAGATCTGCTAGCCTCGGCGACGATCCGATATTCGCGAGTTTTACTCCATGGAGAAACGTTCATCGATGCCGGGACGTGGTGGCCCCGGATTGGACGGAACTTGCAAGTGATGGAGATGCGGAACCGCGTGATTGACATCGCCGATCTGCTCGAACTGCTGAGAGGGTCGCCAAAGCTGAAggttttgaaggtttgctcgaAATACAGCGCGGAAGAGGGAATGATCCCGCAAATCGACTTCGCACTTGATTCGCTGGAGGTTTTGGAGCTGGAAACGGACTGTCCGGCTGATTTATTGTGCATGCTCGCTCAGATGTGTCCACGGCTGAAGGAATTTTCGCTGAATGTTGTAACAATTGTTGGACTCGAGCCCGAATCAGTGTTACGGGAAGTGATCGATTTCATCCGGGCGGTGCGAAACTCGCTGGAAAGCGTTAGCGTTAGCGGTACCGAGGACAACTTGCTGGAGGAACTGCTTAACGTTGAAGGATTGCGCCTGAAACGAGTCTCTTTGGCGTGTTGTGACAGAGAAATTCTTTCGGAACCGGGCAAGGAGCAACTTTCGATTGAGGAACTTCGCGTAAACATTTGTTCGGATGAG GTTCTCTGCAACATTGGCAAAACTCTACCAAACCTGACAAAACTTTCGtgtggatttttcgaaaatcaatcAGCGATCGTTCGATTCCTTTCCTTCATGCCGAAGCTCAAGTGTCTCCAAATAGCCTCCCAATGGATTAAACAACGTGAAAATGGTTTAAATTTCCCCACCCTAAAGCATCACCAGCTGGCCAGTTTGATCCTCCTGAACGGGAAGCACCCCTTGGCCTGGATTGAACACTTCCCGAATCTTCGTACGATGAAGCTGCACAACGCTGAAATTCCAAGCTGGCCGGACTTTTACGCTGCAATCTCGCTTCTAAAAGCTCTGAAAAGTGTCAAACTCAAATGTGTCAAAGCTGATCGGCATAAAGAACTTGAAGATTCGCCTACTGTTaccaacattgaagatctaaaCGTCATTTGCTGTGACGTttcgaaagcttttcttgcCACACTAATTTCTTCCTGTACAAAACTCGTCAACATACACTTGGAAAACATGCAAATCGTAGATGACGACACGGTTCGAGCACTTTGCAAAAGTTCCAAACATTTGAAGTCGTTAAGTTTTTGTGGCTTGACAAACCTTACCCACGAATCTGTCAACGCCATTGCAGAGTACCGTCCACAGCTGGATAAGGTTTCGTTCGAGGAATGTCAGAACGTTACAAGGGAGGAAGTTGAAGCGCTGAGGAAGACTAACATTTATAAGGTACTGTGGAGGGAATGGCGGAAGTGGGACGGTGAAGAGGACTGA